Sequence from the Fragaria vesca subsp. vesca linkage group LG4, FraVesHawaii_1.0, whole genome shotgun sequence genome:
GATAAGCAACACATATGTTCTTCGTGATGATTTTCGGTACTCTCCAAACAGAAGTATCCCCCAAAAAGTGCTCACTAGCGGAAGCGCCTGCGATTACAACAGCAAGTTAAAATTCATATAACAAAGATCTTTCCGATAATGTTATGTTGGTGAACTATCAATTTTAAGACAAATGTGTAGTTTCTAATCCGGAAACTGGCCATGTGTTTATGACATGAAACTGACCTGAACAGAATCAGCTGCTGCATATCCTGCAGCTTGACCTCCCATGAATTGGAGACCATTTCCAAATCCACATAGGACACCTGCCAAAAGGGCCCAACCCCTACCATTCCAGTCATTCAAGTAAGCTTTGAATGTTGTCTTAGGTAAGCCTAGTATAGGTCGGTAGAGGAAGATGATGTTTAAAATGATAGCAATGACAAAACAAGATGCTGAGAAGTAGAAAAACGCAGTATATACAACCAAATGAGGAACTCCTTTCTCCAAAGTATGCCACTGATCATTTGTGGCCACATTGAATGCAGGTACAAAGAGGGAGAAGCAAAATCCGGCAAAGAAAGTTATTGCCAGTCCAATAAAAGTGTTCTTCCCAAACACCTGCACAAACAGAATCAAGTTCACTCATTGTTGCATCAGATAATAGATGTTCAATATCAAAAGAAAAAGAGATACAAACATGGATGGCAAAACCACCAACCTTAATTGCTCTTCTGTTTTCTAGCTGTACAAGAAAATTTGCTGTCCCAGCCTTCGCCTTCTCAGCCGAAACATTTCCATTTTCCATATCCTTTGGCAGATCTATGGACAACCAAACAATGAAAGAAAATGAGCTATCATGTCATCAAGAGCAGTAACACAACTAAAGTATAGAAATGTTATGAATTCACAGAATTTCTCACTCTCAATTGGAATCACAGTAGAAGCCCTGTGATAACATTAAACTTTGTTTAGTAAAGATTAACCAACTACAGGTACTAGTTCACACTAACGTCATGTGACTCATGTCACATTGAAAAATTTCTCAAAGCAATTACAGATCAAAGAAACATACTGTTCTCCCTCGTTCTTGTCACTCGGCAAACTGTCAAGTTTTACTTTGTTATCAGCTGCATTGGATGAATGAACAGCAGAGCCAAGACAAACCGCAATCAAGAAGCAAGCAACACCAGGGAAAAGAATTTCTGCTCTATTAATTCTGTCATCTAAGAAGTAATTCAATGTTGTGCCTGTTACATTAAAAGGGAAGGATTAGACAGTCGGTTCAATATATTGCCAAATGTTGTTCAGTGCAGAAACACTAAATAGTGACCTATTACAACTGTAATGCTTGAAGTGATCACTTCTGTCACTGACAGACCAACTAAAGCCCAAGCATACTGTGTGGCTAGATTTCCAAGACTGAGGACTATCCCTCCGGCCATTGCGAATAAAACAGATGGCCAATTATTCTGCACATTTCATCACAGAAAACTCACATACCAGTTGAAATAAGTAGAGACTGAAACTATGTCACTAAGAAAATTGCAAGCCATAATGAAAAGCCTACTAATAAAGTACCAACAACATACTTGAGAGAGAAATGAAATCCCTAAATAACTTTCAAAGTTCAAACTCACCTGTGAAAGTTGAGTTAAGAAATTAGGCTTCTCATGTGTGCTACTGCCTATCTGACCAAATGTGAAGGCAATGAGTACAGCAACCAACAAATTGGTGATGGAATAATCCAGATAAGTATGCTGAGGAAGCCGGCCTCGTCTTTCTAACATAGTCAGGACAGCAGGCCATGTCCCTAGGAAGACCAAGGCAATCAGCATGCATGCTATAGCACCTCCTTTGCTTTCCACCAGATACATCTCTAACCAACTTAAAATGTTCCACTAAGATGGTAAAAGAATCAGCAGTGGAATACTAGAAGACTTAGAACTTGCACATATATGGATGATTCAATATCACTCGCTGCTGGATTAATCCTGTTATATGAAGAAGTTGAACTTGAGTTTGCAGCAAGAGAAATTATGTAAAAGAGTAGAACACAATCATAACAGCCTGTCAACTGTGGGAACACCAGAGTTGACTACAACTCAACGTTTTGAAGTACAATACAAGATGAAGAAAAACATACTCAATCCAAAAAGTGTTATAACCACAAGTCGGCAGACACACCATAAGCTTTTCACGGCAATCAGAATCGGAACCGGAAACTCATATTCTTCTTATAGAGGACTGAAGACTCTTTTCAGTGAATCCCCTTAACTGCAGAAGCTGACTTGCTCAACATAAACACTACAGAAGATGTAAGGCCATGGATAAGATAACACAGACGTGTTATAAAAGAGTTTCATTGTTTCAATTTATCAGAATAGCCCTATATGACTATTTTATGGTTTGAAGCTGGTTTTTCGTATGTGATGTGATAGAAAACCAAATTCTATGCCAAACTGGAATCTTGACTATAGATTCCCTTGGATATCATTAGCCGTAAGAGAATCAATTATTCAATTTTGATGCCTATAATTAATGTCTAAGGGTCAAATGAATTGACAAGCTCAATTTGTTAATTAAGGAAAAGGAAAAATATTCATAGCAATCAAAATCAACTTGGTTCATCTTTCAAAGAGAAACTTTTATCAAAGATTAAAAAGAATATTACAACTTTCATTTCTATCCTTTTTTAACTGCCCCATATATTTTTTTTTCATTTCTGTTGACTAATTTACATACAAACTCCCATCTTCAGTGGAGCATTTCATATTTGGAAACACCTCCACAACTCATAATCTTCCTGATTGATGATCCCATTTTGATCTTCAGTATTTTCTCGCTTGAACATTCTTGATTCATAAGTTACACAGAGGTACACAATTTCCTAACAAGGACTCTGCAGTAGAACACTCATGTTCTTTGCCCTGCTGATGCCATGAGGAGAGCGACAGCAACAATAAACATAAACAACATGCTGATAAGCAAAGCATATGTTAATCGTGATGATTTTCGGTACTCTCCAAACAGAAGTATACCCCAAAAAGTGCTCACAAGCGGAAGTGCCTGCCATTACAACCTCATATGCATTAAATCTATGCATATAAGTAGGCATGTTCACTAAACATGCATGAATGTCACTTGCTGAAAGACAAGTACAACATGCTAAGTTGTCAAACAATTAATCAATCTTGTTCACTTTGGTAAAATGTGTTTATATATGTCATGAAACTAACCTGAACAGCATCAGCAGCCGCATATCCTGCAGCTTGGCCTCCCATGAATTGGAGACCATTACCAAATCCACATATAATACCAGCCAAAAAGGCCAAGCCCCTACCATCCCAGTCACTCAAGTAAGCTTTGAATGATGATTTGGGTAAGCCTAGTATGGGGTGGTACAGGAAGGTGATATTTAGAATGATGGCAATGACTAAACAAGATGCTGAGAAGTAGAAAAACGCAGTATAGACAACCAAATCAGGAACTCCTTTCTTTAGGGTGTTCCACTGATCATTTGTGGCCAAGTTGAATGCAGGTGAGAAGAGAGAGAAGCAAACTCCAGCAAAGAAAGTTATGGTCAATCCAGTAAAAATGCTCTTCCCAAAAACCTGCAATAACAGAATCATATCGAAAAGTTTACACATTGATCAAAAGACGGAATCAATTTTAAGTACTAGTGTACAAAAGTCAACCTTAATTGCTCTTTGGTTCTCAAGCTGCACAAGAAAATCTGCAGTCCCAGCCTTCGCTTTCTCAGCATACTCATTTCCAGTCTCCAGGTCCTTCCCATCTATGGATATCCAATACTATTTTAGATAAAGTACCATCTCATAAAATACAACATCCCAAGTATAGTATAACATGTTATAATTCCAAAATATTTCTCACCCTTATCTGGAATCACACTTGAAGGCCTGTGATAACATTAAACATGGTTTAGTGAAGATTAAAAGAAAACTGCTGATAACAAATTACATAACAAACAGAAGAAAAGTACTTTTCTCCGTCTTCTGGAACACTTGGCAAATGGTCAAGTTTTACTTTGTTATCAGCTGCATTGGATGAGTGAACAGCAGAACCAAGACAAACCGCAATCAAGAAGCAAGCAACACCAGGGAAAAGAATATCAGCGCTGTTTATTTTGTCATCTAAGAAGTAATTCAAGGTAGTGCCTGTTACAATTGAAAAGAAGAGAGTAAACACAATGTTGTACATATTGCAAAATGTGAATCTAAGATACTTATAAGTACATTCCATGGTTGTGCAGCACCCACACACGGATGGAAGAAGAGAAATAGACCTATGACAACCGTGATGCTTGCAGTGATCACTTCTGTCACCGACAAACCAACTAGAGCAAATGCATACTGTGAACAAAGATTCCCAAGGCTCAGGAATATCCCACCCGCCATTGCAAATAAAACACATGGCCAGTTCTCCAAAAACTGTCATCACAAGAAGACTTAAAAACCAGTTGAAACTGAAACTATGTCACTGCTTTACAAATTCCATAGCCAAGAAGCAGCATCTTCATCATTGAACATGGAAAGCATACCAGTAATGAACTAATGACACACAACAAAAGGTAAAGCACAAAATACACATGACTGAAGTTTCTGCATATCATACGATCATTACGAATGTTTGAACTGAAAAATGACACTTCTAACTCACCTGCGAAAGTTGGGTTATAAAATTGGGCTCCTCAGCTGTGCTACTGCCTATCTGACCAAATGTCAAAGCAATCAGAACAGCAGCCAAGAAATTGGTGATAGAGTAATCCAGATAAGTATGCTGAGGAAGCCGGCCTCTTCTTTCGAGCACAGCCAGGACAGCAGGCCATGTGCCCAAAAAGAACAAGGCCAGCAGCATGCATGCTATGGCACCTCCTTTGCTTTCCACCACATACATCTTTAACCCCCTCGAAAAATTCCACTCAGACGGCCAAAATATCAGCAGTGGAACTTCTTTAACCCCCTCGAGATCCTGCATATGCATAGCTCCACATCATTCAACAGAGAAAAAGCTTGCACTAAGAAAAAGCATTCACCACTGAAAGGACTACATGTCTAAGAACCAAAGCAAAAAAACACCCAACTTTTAGGTATCTACAAGTCAAAGCCTGCCAAACACATTCTATGGATTCAAAATCATAGTGGGAGATAATCCCAAACAGATAATACATACCATAACAGAGGAAAAACGAATTCTGAGGAGGACCCAGGAAGCTCAATATTTTCAGGCTTATACCAAAATAAGAAAAATACAACTAATTCAGTTTTGTACAGCAGAAGAAGAAAGATTCACCTACCAATCAATGAAGTGTTGCACCCACAAGTTGAGGAGGACCCAGGAAGCTGTGTCATCAGAGTTGCTTTCACGTCACTATCAGAATCTCTATCAGATTCTCATGCTCTGACAATAATATGTAACATCCAGGAACCTTATATTTTATATTCTCAAATGAAACTGAAAGAATCCCATTAAAGGAAGAAGAAGAAGAAGCAGGTTTCACGAAGCAGAAACACTAATAAGGATGTTACAGTAACTGAGTAAGAGTGCAAACCATGAAAATGAGAGAAAAACTGAAGAAGTAGATAAGAAGAAGCTGGTTTCCAGTTTTGATGTGATAGAAAATGGTGGTGATATTCATATTCTAAGGTTTCTGGCTTGACTCAAATGTAGTTAGCTGTAAGAAGAAGCAAATGGCTAGCTGCCCAAAATGTATGTCACATATATTTCCAGTCCACACATACGAAAGTTGATGTCAGCGCTACACGAGCTGAAGCAGATAACGTACTCTGGACCCTAGTAAGTACGTTACAAGTTCCAATGATTGCCTCTAATGAGAAACAGAATTGAAGAGGTGACAGAATTAGGTATCTGGATTAGGTTTGAGGTTCCATCTCCGATGTGACACGTGAAGTTGATCATGAATATTCATATCTTTATATTTTAGAAAAAAAAAAAAAAAAAAACAAACATTCGGGTTAAATCTTCTCCGTTATGACACCTATAAAAACATATTCAACAAGTTTGTTAAATTTTTTTGTCAATTTCAAAATTTAATATATGAGTTGGCAATGTCATTTTTGACTCATTTCCTTTCCAACAAAAGAGTTAAATTTGAAACTTATTTTATTATTTTCATAATTTATTTTCATAATATTATACATATAAAACTGTTTCTTAGAGGAAGAAGATAAAACAACGGGGAAATAGAAGAGAGAGAGAGAGAAAGAATGATAAAATAGTGAATGATTTTTTCCCTTAGTTGTGTCAAATTTGACTATAGAAACCATATTGTCAATTACACGTGGAATTAACTACTTTGTTGGAGAGTTTTTTAAGTTATCAAAAGTAACTGTTAGGCTGCCAACTAAGATTTAACTCATTTGTTGGAGTTGCTCTAAAATTCTTCATGAACATTCATTTCTTTAACCTTATCAAAACAAAAGGAAACAAACACTTGCACGTATTTTCTAACTATGAACACGTAATGAAATTATCTATTTTCTCAAAAAGAAAACAAACACTTTGTCTATTGTCCTCCTCGTTTAAGCATTCATAGTAAAAGGATACCAGTTGTATCTTTCCTGAGGCCTCAGATTATTATTATTACTTCCTAGAATACCAACAAACGAATTCATAATCTTCTTGATTGATGAACTTATTCTGCTCTTCATAATTTTCTTGCTCTACATATAAATGAGTTATACAAACATATACAAATTTCAAGACAAAGAGTGAATACTCATTTTCGATGCCCCGCTGATGCCATGAGGACGGCAACTGCAACAATAAACATCGTCAACATGCCAGTAAGCAATACATATGTTCTTCGTGACGATTTTCGGTATTCTCCAAACAGAAGTATGCCCCAGAAAGTGCTCACAAGTGGAAGTGCCTGCATTACAACCCGCAATGCGTATAAATTGGCAAGTTATACTAGCTAAACATGCACGAGTATGTCATGTTAAGTTGTCAAACTATCAATATGAGTTTCTTATTTGCGATACAATGTGATATGTCATGAAACTAACCTGAACAGAATCAGCTGCAGCATATCCTGCAGCTTGGCCTCCCATGAATTGGAGACCATTTCCAAATCCACATAGGACACCGGCCAAAAGGGCCCAACCCCTACCATTCCAGTCATTCAAATAAGCTTTGAATGTTGTCTTGGGTAAGCCTAGTATAGGGCGGTAGAGGAAGATGATGTTTAAAATGATAGC
This genomic interval carries:
- the LOC101311562 gene encoding ureide permease 2-like; translation: MYLVESKGGAIACMLIALVFLGTWPAVLTMLERRGRLPQHTYLDYSITNLLVAVLIAFTFGQIGSSTHEKPNFLTQLSQNNWPSVLFAMAGGIVLSLGNLATQYAWALVGLSVTEVITSSITVVIGTTLNYFLDDRINRAEILFPGVACFLIAVCLGSAVHSSNAADNKVKLDSLPSDKNEGEQASTVIPIENLPKDMENGNVSAEKAKAGTANFLVQLENRRAIKVFGKNTFIGLAITFFAGFCFSLFVPAFNVATNDQWHTLEKGVPHLVVYTAFFYFSASCFVIAIILNIIFLYRPILGLPKTTFKAYLNDWNGRGWALLAGVLCGFGNGLQFMGGQAAGYAAADSVQALPLVSTFWGILLFGEYRKSSRRTYVLLISMLFMFIAAVGILMASSGHRK
- the LOC101311851 gene encoding ureide permease 2-like; its protein translation is MHMQDLEGVKEVPLLIFWPSEWNFSRGLKMYVVESKGGAIACMLLALFFLGTWPAVLAVLERRGRLPQHTYLDYSITNFLAAVLIALTFGQIGSSTAEEPNFITQLSQFLENWPCVLFAMAGGIFLSLGNLCSQYAFALVGLSVTEVITASITVVIGTTLNYFLDDKINSADILFPGVACFLIAVCLGSAVHSSNAADNKVKLDHLPSVPEDGEKPSSVIPDKDGKDLETGNEYAEKAKAGTADFLVQLENQRAIKVFGKSIFTGLTITFFAGVCFSLFSPAFNLATNDQWNTLKKGVPDLVVYTAFFYFSASCLVIAIILNITFLYHPILGLPKSSFKAYLSDWDGRGLAFLAGIICGFGNGLQFMGGQAAGYAAADAVQALPLVSTFWGILLFGEYRKSSRLTYALLISMLFMFIVAVALLMASAGQRT